Proteins encoded within one genomic window of Methanosarcina barkeri str. Wiesmoor:
- a CDS encoding PIN domain-containing protein, translating to MRKSVHHATVFPVRRRPRLRAGGLRPAKPVPVKVHPIEKYDFPEGKSYFFDTNIWLYIYGPIGWPDQRSDAYSKALKEIRNSEGTIYINCMIISEFINTFARIEFKQQTEFTRFKEFRNSLPFRPIAQDIAYNVRKILKSTLACDPEMEVIDLPEVMDMFAQGKYDFNDLIFAQICRAKNMVFVTHDKDFSELGVEILTANERLVDVGREGNEGKEGRE from the coding sequence ATGCGTAAGAGCGTTCACCACGCAACTGTTTTTCCGGTGAGGCGTCGCCCAAGGCTTCGCGCCGGAGGGCTAAGACCCGCAAAACCTGTCCCTGTAAAGGTGCATCCCATAGAGAAATATGATTTTCCCGAAGGCAAAAGCTATTTCTTTGACACCAACATCTGGCTGTATATCTACGGTCCAATCGGCTGGCCTGACCAGCGGTCGGATGCCTATTCAAAGGCTTTGAAAGAAATAAGAAACTCGGAAGGCACGATTTATATAAACTGCATGATAATTTCAGAATTCATAAACACCTTTGCCAGAATCGAGTTCAAGCAGCAGACCGAATTTACGAGGTTCAAGGAATTTCGAAACTCTCTACCCTTCCGGCCAATCGCCCAGGATATAGCTTACAATGTAAGAAAGATTCTCAAAAGCACCCTCGCCTGCGATCCCGAAATGGAAGTTATAGACCTTCCTGAAGTCATGGACATGTTCGCGCAGGGAAAATACGATTTTAACGACCTTATCTTTGCCCAGATCTGCCGAGCAAAAAATATGGTTTTCGTAACTCACGATAAGGATTTTAGTGAGCTTGGAGTTGAGATTCTGACTGCAAATGAAAGGCTGGTAGATGTGGGGAGAGAAGGGAACGAAGGGAAAGAAGGAAGAGAATGA
- a CDS encoding STAS-like domain-containing protein, whose amino-acid sequence MGILTEERVKINVFEIVGENCCVAACDGQKVYDIITAALCENKKIELSFAEANELTPAFLNSAIGQLYGCFPAEQIESNLLFMDISEEDEIILKRVIERAKTYFERAYTCRKALKDVLGGEDA is encoded by the coding sequence ATGGGGATACTTACGGAAGAAAGAGTAAAGATCAATGTTTTTGAAATTGTCGGGGAAAACTGCTGCGTTGCCGCTTGTGACGGGCAGAAAGTTTATGATATTATTACGGCTGCGCTCTGTGAAAATAAGAAAATTGAACTCTCTTTTGCAGAAGCGAATGAGCTTACTCCTGCCTTTTTGAATTCGGCAATAGGGCAACTTTACGGCTGTTTTCCTGCAGAACAGATTGAGAGCAACCTTTTATTCATGGATATCTCCGAGGAAGACGAGATTATCCTTAAGAGAGTAATCGAGCGGGCGAAAACTTATTTTGAGCGTGCGTATACCTGCAGAAAGGCGTTGAAAGACGTGCTTGGAGGAGAAGATGCGTAA
- a CDS encoding DNA polymerase ligase N-terminal domain-containing protein has protein sequence MLEEYEKKRHFQKTPEPSTTGVKKSSDKPIFVVQRHDARKLHYDFRLEMDGVLKSWAVPKEPPKDAGTRRLAIETEDHPLAYADFEGEIPAGEYGAGKVEIWDRGTFELLKREEREIVVSLEGKELKGIYVLIRTKYGKGEKGWLFFKKAS, from the coding sequence ATGCTTGAAGAATATGAGAAGAAAAGACACTTTCAAAAGACGCCTGAACCGTCGACTACTGGTGTTAAAAAAAGCTCTGACAAACCGATTTTTGTGGTTCAGCGCCATGATGCGCGTAAGCTTCACTATGATTTCCGCCTGGAAATGGATGGAGTTTTGAAAAGCTGGGCTGTGCCAAAGGAGCCACCGAAGGATGCAGGTACCAGACGGCTTGCTATCGAGACTGAAGACCATCCGCTGGCATATGCCGATTTTGAGGGGGAAATTCCGGCTGGAGAGTACGGAGCCGGCAAGGTTGAGATCTGGGATCGGGGAACTTTTGAGCTTTTGAAACGTGAGGAAAGGGAAATTGTAGTGTCACTTGAAGGAAAAGAATTGAAAGGGATTTATGTTTTGATCCGGACAAAGTACGGAAAAGGTGAAAAAGGTTGGCTCTTCTTTAAAAAGGCCAGCTAA
- a CDS encoding demethoxyubiquinone hydroxylase family protein: protein MFSEVLADFEKTRPEDLDKEILRVAMIAELDAINIYEQMANLAKSEEIHKVLLDIAREEKIHVAMFETVLLQTDREFLKIYSDYALARSRK, encoded by the coding sequence ATGTTTTCGGAAGTACTTGCAGACTTTGAAAAAACCAGACCTGAAGACCTTGATAAAGAGATCCTTAGAGTTGCCATGATTGCAGAGCTGGATGCTATCAACATTTATGAGCAAATGGCAAATCTGGCAAAAAGCGAAGAAATTCATAAAGTCTTGCTTGACATTGCCAGAGAAGAAAAAATTCATGTAGCAATGTTTGAAACCGTGCTCTTGCAAACTGACAGAGAATTTTTGAAAATTTATTCGGATTATGCTCTGGCTAGAAGTAGAAAATAA
- a CDS encoding lectin like domain-containing protein, with the protein MKRIKFSLIKKIKSFLLVFMVLILCLPGSLGFAAGNAEDPETLQNCTSSDKSMVEPMIKTAPMNPDFLEDQQTDSIEAFSFVSSYGQLSSTGYKPSPVDLSGLGSSEGRLLLGASGSDLPAVYDLRKEGKVTAVKNQGKDGSCWAFSSIASLESYLLGKEGRSYDFSENNMKNLVSKNYSHGFDLTADDGGNAFISTAYLSRWSGPVNEYEDPYDDSSSYSPTGLSVQKHIQEALFLPEKVEPLDNEVLKNAILEYGAVYTTIYWNPGYYQQKNYAYRYPGSFSVNHAVAIVGWDDSFDRNSFPQVPSGDGAFIVKNSWSDTWGEDGYFYISYYDTKLGYNENAVFTAESQDNYDHIYQYDPLGWIVSKEYEGSLVAWGGNVFSSERNENLRAIGFYTTDLNTAYEIYIYKNPVSGPVNSGQGYLVQESGRYSFPGYHTHVLNSAVPVHAGEKFSIVIRFANPSASGPLAAEQPVAYYSSKAQANAGESYVSPNGVKWEDISSNSEANLCIKAFTTSAPPEADFSSNITTGMSPLTVQFTDLSSNALYWKWDLNGDGKIDSTAQNPIYTYGSYGNYAVSLTISNSKGSDTETKTGYIKVVPLSINSASPIENVTSYKGEKQEFSISTNYACDISWYLNGESKDSESSVKDSSYTEVIRSPGFYNVTAIARAGDKNIKWSWNWTVRTWNPWDSLDSQEGENISTGELQEAIHIYRSGILIPETGAELTDERLIELIQLWREGSGM; encoded by the coding sequence TTGAAAAGAATAAAATTTTCCCTGATTAAAAAAATAAAATCTTTTCTGCTTGTGTTTATGGTTTTGATTTTGTGCCTGCCAGGCAGCCTGGGTTTTGCCGCCGGAAATGCCGAAGATCCTGAAACGCTGCAAAACTGCACATCTTCTGATAAGTCCATGGTTGAACCCATGATTAAAACAGCCCCAATGAACCCCGACTTTCTGGAAGACCAGCAGACTGACTCAATTGAAGCTTTTTCTTTTGTGAGCAGTTACGGACAGCTTTCAAGTACAGGGTATAAGCCCTCACCAGTAGACCTGTCAGGACTTGGAAGCTCTGAAGGAAGACTTTTACTCGGAGCTTCAGGCTCAGACCTCCCGGCTGTTTATGATCTGCGCAAGGAGGGAAAAGTAACAGCAGTAAAGAACCAGGGAAAGGATGGAAGCTGCTGGGCTTTTTCAAGTATTGCTTCTCTTGAATCTTACCTCCTGGGAAAAGAAGGAAGAAGTTATGACTTTTCCGAAAACAACATGAAAAACCTTGTCTCAAAGAACTATTCGCATGGATTTGATCTTACTGCTGATGACGGTGGCAACGCATTCATATCAACAGCATACCTTTCTCGCTGGAGTGGGCCTGTAAATGAATATGAGGATCCTTATGATGACTCATCTTCTTATTCACCCACAGGGCTTTCTGTACAGAAACATATTCAAGAGGCACTTTTTCTGCCCGAGAAGGTAGAACCCCTGGATAACGAGGTTCTCAAGAATGCAATTCTGGAGTATGGGGCTGTGTACACCACAATATACTGGAATCCTGGTTATTATCAGCAAAAAAACTATGCTTATCGATACCCAGGAAGCTTTTCCGTCAATCATGCTGTAGCCATTGTGGGCTGGGATGATTCTTTTGACAGGAATTCCTTTCCCCAGGTTCCTTCAGGAGATGGAGCTTTTATAGTGAAAAATAGCTGGAGCGACACCTGGGGAGAGGACGGGTACTTTTATATTTCCTACTACGACACAAAACTCGGATACAATGAAAACGCCGTGTTCACAGCTGAAAGTCAGGATAATTATGACCACATCTATCAGTATGACCCTCTTGGATGGATAGTATCAAAAGAATATGAAGGAAGCCTTGTTGCCTGGGGTGGCAATGTTTTCTCCTCGGAAAGGAACGAAAACCTCAGGGCCATCGGGTTCTATACTACGGACCTTAATACAGCTTACGAGATATACATATATAAAAATCCTGTTTCCGGGCCTGTGAATTCTGGACAGGGATACCTTGTACAGGAAAGCGGCCGATACTCTTTCCCAGGATACCATACACATGTGCTGAATTCGGCAGTGCCAGTACATGCCGGAGAGAAATTCTCAATAGTTATAAGATTTGCCAATCCTTCGGCTTCAGGTCCTCTGGCAGCCGAACAACCTGTAGCCTATTACAGCAGCAAAGCCCAGGCCAATGCCGGAGAAAGCTATGTGAGCCCTAACGGAGTCAAGTGGGAAGACATATCAAGCAATTCGGAAGCAAACCTCTGCATTAAAGCTTTCACAACCAGTGCGCCCCCTGAGGCTGATTTTTCTTCAAACATTACAACAGGAATGTCTCCTCTTACGGTCCAGTTCACAGACCTTTCCAGTAATGCCCTTTACTGGAAGTGGGATCTAAACGGAGACGGGAAAATCGACTCAACAGCCCAGAACCCGATATATACCTATGGGTCTTATGGGAATTATGCTGTTTCTCTGACTATCAGTAACAGTAAAGGGTCTGACACCGAAACTAAAACCGGTTATATAAAAGTGGTTCCCCTTTCAATTAACTCAGCCAGCCCCATAGAGAATGTAACAAGCTACAAAGGAGAGAAACAGGAGTTCAGTATCAGTACAAATTATGCCTGTGATATAAGCTGGTATCTTAATGGAGAAAGTAAAGATTCCGAATCCAGCGTTAAGGATAGCTCATACACGGAGGTCATCCGCTCTCCAGGTTTTTATAATGTCACAGCAATTGCCAGAGCAGGAGACAAAAACATTAAATGGAGCTGGAACTGGACAGTCCGCACATGGAATCCCTGGGATAGCCTGGATTCCCAGGAAGGAGAAAATATAAGCACCGGAGAGTTACAGGAAGCTATCCATATCTATCGCAGTGGCATACTGATCCCTGAAACCGGAGCAGAACTCACGGACGAGAGGCTCATAGAACTGATACAGCTATGGCGGGAAGGTTCAGGGATGTGA
- a CDS encoding KEOPS complex subunit Pcc1 — MKITGTIEFPDPESRKSAARILQALSPDNLRSMESEVREDKVAVRFHSEKIGSLLATVDDFLMNVKIGEGIEEAMKKDDKVQES; from the coding sequence ATGAAAATTACAGGTACAATTGAATTTCCGGATCCTGAATCAAGAAAATCCGCTGCGAGAATTCTGCAGGCTCTTTCTCCGGATAATCTTAGAAGCATGGAAAGTGAAGTCCGTGAGGATAAAGTTGCCGTCCGGTTTCATTCTGAGAAGATAGGTTCTCTTCTTGCAACGGTTGATGATTTTCTTATGAATGTTAAAATTGGAGAAGGAATAGAAGAGGCTATGAAAAAAGACGATAAAGTTCAGGAAAGCTAA
- a CDS encoding DHH family phosphoesterase, whose protein sequence is MSELEKLIDLAKNAAEKIRKYRFVRVVSHNDADGLTSAGIMAQALLRAGICFQLSIAGKLDEAVIENVNKSISRNELVIFCDMGSGQPELIDKVAADVIVLDHHQPVGQSPAKAVVNAHLVGIEGATDISASGTCYLVARELAAGNVDLAGLALAGAIGDKQLFHTANAFILEEALKAGVVSIRKGLKVGDGDLVDVLAYSTEPFMDITGYPEKVTEFLNQLGLSGKIENLSEAEVSRLANAVALKLVRQASPEAIEAVIGEVLLLNRELVRNVYDFISILNTCGKQKIYGLAISLCLKDQEIVNEALSLKSEHEKKLTLNVRENVEKIRKGENLWYVATADAISTGNLASTVVRYLHPELPFICINESEGILKVSARGTRELVSKGLDLAFAMREAASAVGGRGGGHNVASGAAIPLGSAEEFLSIADRIIGDQLQKTGTKNQKTNIKFSE, encoded by the coding sequence TTGAGCGAGCTTGAGAAACTGATAGATCTTGCAAAAAATGCAGCCGAAAAAATCCGGAAATACAGATTTGTGCGCGTAGTCTCACATAATGATGCTGACGGTCTGACCTCAGCCGGGATAATGGCGCAGGCCCTGCTGCGAGCAGGCATTTGTTTCCAGCTTTCAATAGCTGGAAAGCTGGATGAAGCTGTAATTGAAAACGTGAACAAGAGCATCTCCAGGAATGAACTTGTCATTTTTTGCGATATGGGCAGCGGGCAGCCTGAACTTATTGATAAGGTGGCAGCTGATGTTATAGTGCTTGACCATCACCAGCCTGTAGGGCAATCTCCGGCAAAAGCCGTTGTAAATGCCCATCTGGTTGGGATCGAGGGGGCAACTGACATATCGGCTTCTGGCACCTGCTACCTGGTAGCCAGAGAACTGGCAGCCGGTAACGTTGACCTTGCAGGGCTGGCCCTTGCAGGTGCAATTGGTGACAAGCAACTCTTTCACACGGCCAATGCCTTCATCCTGGAAGAAGCCTTAAAAGCAGGGGTCGTGTCTATTCGGAAGGGGCTCAAAGTAGGAGATGGAGACCTTGTAGACGTTCTTGCATACAGTACTGAACCTTTTATGGATATAACCGGTTACCCTGAAAAAGTTACAGAATTTTTGAATCAGCTCGGACTTTCAGGAAAGATTGAAAACCTATCAGAGGCGGAAGTCTCAAGGCTTGCCAATGCTGTTGCCCTGAAACTTGTCAGGCAGGCAAGTCCGGAAGCCATTGAGGCTGTTATCGGAGAAGTTTTGCTTTTGAACCGAGAGCTTGTAAGAAACGTTTACGATTTTATTTCTATTCTTAATACATGCGGAAAGCAGAAAATCTACGGGCTGGCTATTTCTCTTTGCCTAAAAGATCAGGAGATTGTCAATGAAGCCCTTTCTCTTAAAAGCGAGCATGAGAAGAAGCTTACACTGAATGTCAGGGAAAATGTAGAAAAAATTCGCAAAGGAGAAAATCTCTGGTATGTTGCTACTGCTGATGCCATTTCTACCGGGAACCTTGCAAGCACGGTTGTCCGCTACCTTCATCCCGAGCTTCCTTTTATTTGCATAAATGAATCCGAAGGAATCCTGAAAGTCTCTGCAAGAGGCACCCGTGAACTCGTCTCAAAGGGCCTTGACCTTGCTTTTGCAATGAGGGAAGCTGCAAGTGCAGTAGGTGGAAGAGGAGGCGGACATAATGTAGCTTCTGGAGCTGCAATTCCTCTTGGGAGTGCTGAGGAGTTCCTGAGTATTGCAGACCGAATCATAGGTGACCAGCTCCAGAAGACCGGAACGAAAAATCAAAAAACGAATATCAAGTTCTCTGAATAA
- a CDS encoding HEAT repeat domain-containing protein, whose protein sequence is MVDQEKIHTQCLSNDPQERIHALEELKNFFFFMPDKQQAWNDLHRLTNDKDHDIRSSASRALDFVFPEIPDKQQAWNDLLRLINDKDHDVRSSASRALDSAFTQVPDRQQAWNDLLRLTNDEDWLVRSSAAEALGSAFSQVPDKQQAWNDLHRLINDENIFVRINATLALESAFSQVPDKQRSLNNLLSLTNDEDHEVRSSAAYALGSAFSHFSDKQQAWNDLLKLTNDQNSSVRSSSNHSLGRVSIFMASQAETEDDYKKELEKAIEFFETATKEASYDNPAQFCLPFYRSFYTIIFKKQEAKGEVNKYLEKAKAAIEDSEGKKQLFEAVQSLAEALKEVQNMENLDLSGMKDELSFYGKYCDYAAELMSCADEKSPFATEVLKKAANSSTSILK, encoded by the coding sequence TTGGTCGACCAGGAGAAAATTCATACTCAATGTCTAAGCAATGATCCACAAGAGCGTATACATGCGTTAGAGGAATTAAAGAATTTCTTCTTTTTCATGCCAGATAAGCAACAGGCATGGAATGACTTACATAGACTGACCAATGATAAGGATCATGATATTAGGTCTAGTGCTTCCAGAGCTCTTGATTTTGTATTTCCTGAGATACCAGATAAGCAACAGGCATGGAATGATTTACTTAGACTGATCAATGATAAAGATCATGATGTTAGGTCCAGTGCTTCCAGAGCTCTTGATTCTGCATTTACTCAAGTACCAGATAGGCAACAGGCATGGAATGATTTACTTAGACTAACTAACGATGAAGACTGGCTAGTAAGATCTAGTGCTGCCGAAGCTCTTGGTTCTGCGTTTTCTCAAGTACCCGATAAACAACAGGCATGGAATGACCTACATAGACTGATCAATGATGAAAACATTTTTGTGAGGATAAATGCTACCTTAGCTCTTGAATCTGCGTTTTCTCAAGTGCCAGATAAACAACGGTCATTGAATAATTTACTTAGTCTGACCAATGATGAAGACCACGAAGTTAGGTCCAGTGCCGCCTATGCTCTTGGTTCTGCGTTTTCCCACTTTTCAGATAAGCAACAGGCATGGAATGATTTACTTAAACTGACCAATGATCAAAACAGTTCTGTGAGATCCTCCTCAAATCATTCTCTTGGAAGAGTTTCGATATTCATGGCTTCCCAGGCAGAAACAGAGGATGATTACAAAAAAGAATTAGAAAAGGCAATAGAATTTTTCGAAACTGCAACAAAGGAAGCATCTTATGATAATCCTGCTCAATTTTGTCTCCCTTTTTATCGTTCATTCTATACAATAATTTTCAAAAAACAGGAAGCAAAAGGAGAAGTGAACAAATATCTGGAAAAAGCTAAAGCTGCAATTGAAGACTCCGAAGGCAAAAAACAGCTCTTTGAAGCTGTTCAAAGTCTCGCCGAAGCACTAAAAGAAGTCCAGAATATGGAAAATCTAGACTTGTCTGGGATGAAAGATGAGCTTAGTTTCTACGGTAAATATTGTGATTACGCTGCAGAACTAATGAGCTGCGCCGACGAAAAATCACCGTTTGCGACAGAAGTTCTGAAAAAGGCTGCCAATTCTAGTACATCGATTCTCAAATAA
- a CDS encoding PGF-pre-PGF domain-containing protein, with amino-acid sequence MKRHELKFVVVLFLALTLFTFPASAGSAERTFPSSVNSGEEFKVTVNVSDYGAAGQVLEKLPSGFTFVSSTLPKRAVTVNGSEVSFLLMTEKSFSYTLKAPATTGTYKIVGILRDINKAEFSVLPADCSITVSGGSSGGSSGGSSGSSGGGGGGGGSAEPQSNVESKELSKKSVKSGERVRFEFSQGATCIRYVEFDAKKSMGKITTIVEMLKGQSKLVSGLPEGTIYKNVNIWVGSGGIANSNNIANAVVGFRVEKSWLETCGADETSVALWNYNNKAWSKLETAKVGEDSTYVFFESKTPGFGSFSIVVPAESVELKPSKPVDTTTPSTEKVETNPATNENKPSGWGSIPGFESVVAAGILGVVYGILRRK; translated from the coding sequence ATGAAACGGCATGAGTTAAAATTTGTTGTTGTACTGTTCCTGGCCCTGACTTTATTTACCTTCCCGGCTTCTGCAGGCAGTGCGGAAAGGACTTTTCCTTCTTCGGTTAATTCCGGTGAGGAATTCAAGGTAACAGTCAATGTATCTGACTACGGTGCTGCCGGACAGGTGCTTGAAAAGCTTCCTTCTGGCTTCACATTTGTTAGTTCTACCCTGCCGAAAAGAGCTGTAACTGTGAATGGCAGCGAAGTTTCCTTCCTGCTTATGACTGAAAAGAGTTTCAGTTACACTCTGAAAGCTCCAGCAACAACCGGTACATACAAAATTGTGGGAATTTTGAGAGATATCAACAAAGCTGAGTTTTCTGTCCTTCCCGCCGACTGTTCCATCACTGTCAGTGGTGGCAGCTCAGGTGGTTCAAGTGGCGGTTCAAGTGGTTCAAGTGGTGGAGGCGGCGGAGGCGGCGGTTCTGCTGAGCCTCAGAGTAATGTTGAGTCCAAAGAACTGTCCAAGAAATCGGTCAAATCTGGGGAGCGCGTAAGGTTCGAGTTTTCACAGGGTGCAACCTGCATAAGGTATGTGGAGTTTGATGCCAAAAAGAGTATGGGAAAGATCACTACTATTGTCGAAATGCTGAAAGGACAGTCCAAACTGGTTTCGGGCCTGCCAGAAGGCACGATTTATAAGAACGTGAACATCTGGGTAGGTTCTGGAGGAATTGCAAATTCCAATAACATTGCAAACGCAGTTGTCGGCTTTAGAGTTGAAAAGTCCTGGCTCGAGACATGCGGAGCTGACGAAACTTCTGTAGCTCTATGGAACTATAATAACAAAGCCTGGAGCAAACTTGAAACCGCAAAAGTTGGTGAAGACAGCACCTATGTCTTCTTTGAGTCCAAAACTCCGGGTTTCGGATCCTTCTCAATTGTAGTACCCGCTGAGAGTGTAGAACTGAAACCTTCAAAACCAGTAGACACCACCACTCCATCCACAGAAAAAGTTGAAACGAACCCTGCAACTAACGAAAACAAACCTTCTGGCTGGGGATCTATCCCGGGATTTGAGTCTGTAGTAGCTGCGGGAATTCTTGGTGTTGTTTACGGTATCCTGAGACGAAAGTAA